TAGAGTTAGTTTACAATCTAATTCTAATGAAGATTTAGATTATTTAGCAGCAGCCAATTCCACTTCTGAGGCTTCTAAGTTATACCTAAAAGGTGGACAAGGTTCAATGGCAATTATTGATTTGTTTGGTCCTGATACTGACAACAATGGTGTTGCTGATGAATTAGAGCAAATAAAAAACAATGGTTGGTTAATAAATGAGGCGAATCTAACGTTCTATATTGATAAAACAGCTATGTCAAATACTCAAGCAATAGAACCAAATAGAATTATGCTTTACGATTTGAATAATAGTACCGTTTTAGTAGATTATTTAATTGACCAAAGTCAAAGTGGCAGATATCCAAAACAAAATAAATTCATACATGGAGGAATTTTGTTAGATGATGATGGTGTTTTTGTAAAACAGATTAAAGATGAAAACACAGGAATAATATCAAATAAAGGAACAAAATATAAAATTAGATTGACCAGTCATATTAAGAATTTGATTAAAAATGATTCGACCAATGTTCGTCTTGGCTTGGTAGTTACAGAATCAATTAACACTATTGGTTACACAAAGTTAAAAACTCCAATAGGAGACATTAAAAAAGTACCACAAATGTCTGTATTAAGTCCTGTTGGAACTATTTTATATGGAACAAATATTCCTGTTGGAGATATAAACTATGGGAATAGACTAAAATTAGAGATATATTACACAAAACCCGATTAATACTTATAAATTATGTGTGGAATTGTTGGCTACATTGGATATCGCGAAGCATATCCTATAGTAATAAAAGGATTAAAAAGACTAGAATACAGAGGATATGATAGTGCTGGAATAATGCTTTTTGATGGAAATGGATTAAAAGTTTCCAAGACAAAAGGGAAAGTTTCAGATCTTGAAGAAAAATCAAAAGACATTGCTACTTCTAAAGCGGTAATTGGAATGGGTCATACTCGTTGGGCAACTCATGGTGTTCCAAATGATGTAAATTCACATCCTCATTTATCAAATTCAGGTAAATTAGCAATAATTCATAATGGTATTATTGAAAACTACGAACCATTAAAAAAGGAACTCATTAATAGGGGTTATGTTTTTAAATCAGATACTGACACTGAAGTATTAGTTAATTTGATAGAAGAAGTTCAGAAGAAAGAAAATTTCAAACTTGGTAAAGCTGTTCAGGTTGCATTAAATCAAGTTGTTGGAGCTTATGCTATTTGTGTTTTTGATGTTGATAAACCAGATGAAATTGTTGTAGCTCGTTTAGGAAGTCCATTGGCAATAGGTGTTGGTAAAGATGAATTCTTTATCGCTTCAGATGCTTCTCCATTTATTGAGTATACATCAAATGCTATTTATTTAGAAGATGAAGAAATGGCAATTGTTCGTCAACATAAACCTTTAAAAATCAGAAAAATTAAAGATGATTCGTTAGTTGATCCTTATATTCAGGAACTTCAAATGAATTTAGAGCAAATTGAAAAAGGAGGTTATGACCATTTTATGCTCAAAGAAATATATGAGCAACCAAATGTAATAAAAGATACTTATCGAGGAAGATTACATGCTAATGAAGGAATTATCCAAATGGCAGGTGTTGAAGATAATTTAGAAAAATTCATTAACGCTGAAAGAATTATCATTGTTGCTTGTGGAACATCATGGCACGCAGGATTAGTAGCAGAATATGTAATCGAAGAATTTTCAAGAATTCCAGTTGAGGTCGAGTATGCTTCTGAATTTAGATACAGAAACCCAATCATTTCATCAAAAGATGTTGTTATAGCAATATCGCAATCTGGGGAAACAGCAGATACTTTAGCGGCAATTAAGTTAGCCAAAGAAAAAGGAGCATTTGTGTTTGGAGTTTGTAATGTAGTTGGTTCTTCAATTTCAAGAGAAACTCATGCTGGAGCTTATACACACGCTGGGCCAGAAATTGGAGTGGCATCAACAAAAGCATTCACTACACAAATTACGGTGTTAACAATGATTGCCTTGCGTTTGGCAAAAGTAAAAGGAACTTTATCAAATTCTGATTTCCACCGTTATTTACAAGAATTAGAGTTAATTCCTGAAAAAGTTTTAGAAGCTTTATCAACCAATGATATTGCAAAAGAAATAGCCACAAAATATAAAGATGCGTCAAATTGTCTTTATTTAGGAAGAGGTTATAATTTTCCTGTTGCATTAGAAGGTGCATTAAAGCTAAAAGAAATATCATATATTCATGCAGAAGGTTATCCTGCCGCAGAAATGAAGCACGGACCAATTGCATTAATTGATGAAAAAATGCCTGTAATTGTTATTGCTCCAAAGCAAGGACATTATGACAAAGTAGTTAGTAATATACAAGAAATTAAATCAAGAAGCGGAAAAATTATTGCAGTAGTTACTAAAGGTGATACACAAGTAAAAGAATTGGCTGATCACGTGATTGAAATTCCAGAAACTTCAGATGCATTATCACCATTAATTACAACCATTCCGCTACAATTATTGTCTTATCATATTGCTGTTTTAAGAGATTGTAATGTTGATCAACCAAGAAATTTAGCAAAATCGGTTACCGTAGAGTAGATTTTTAAGAAAAATATATAAAAAAAAGCGAGAAATAGTTCTCGCTTTTTTTGTGTAATATATTGTGAAATTGGTAAACTTTTCTCAATTTTATATGTATGCATAGTATTTTTTTTATCAAAACATTCAATTCATTAAAAAAAACATAATTTCTCATAATTTCGAATTTGATAATTTAACTCAAAATTTTTCAGATATCAATAAAAATAAGGGCATATTGTTGATAATCTAAAAAAAATATTTGTACTTTGGCTACTTAAACCAACAAAAATAAAAACCAAATGAAGATTTATTTATTTATCATTTCATTGTTTTTTTGTAGCATTTCGTTTGCTCAAACTTCAGTTTCTGGTTCTGTTAAAGACAGTAAAAACGAACCAATTCCAGGTGCAAATATTACTGTTTCAGGCGAAGATGCGGGAACTGTTTCCGACATCGATGGAAATTTTTCTTTAGTTACTACAAAAAAACCACCTTTTGAAATCAAAGTTTCAAGCGTAGGTTATGGAGTTAAAACAATTTCAGTAACAAGCAACAATCAAAAAATAGCTGTTGTTCTTGATGAGGAGCAAACGTTACTTGATGAAATTGTAGTTTCTGCTTCTCGTGCTCCGGAGCGATTAAGAGAATCGCCTGTAACCATCGAAAGATTTACAGCTGCTGATGTTAAAAAAACAGCTTCGCCTACATTCTATGATGGATTAGAAAACTTGAAAGAAGTTCAAATGAATACGAGTAGTATGTCATTTAAATCCATCAACACACGTGGTTTTGCAACTGTAGCAAACACTCGTTTTATGCAATTAGTAGATGGAATGGATAATTCATCTCCGTTGTTAAACTTCGTACTAGGAAATCTTATAGGAGTTTCTGATTTAGATGTTGCTAGTGTAGAGTTACTGCCTGGAGCATCATCAGCTTTATATGGAGCAAATGCTTTTAACGGTATTTTGTTCATGAAAAGTAAAAATCCATTTATAGATCAAGGAGTTTCAGTCTATGCTAAATATGGTCAAACCAATCAAAAAGCTGCAGGAGCAAACGAATACTATGATTATGGAGTTAGAGTTGCACATAAGTTCAATGATTATTTCGCAGCAAAAGCCAACTTCACTTTCATGAAAGGAACAGAATGGTGGGCTACTGATTATGATGACAAAACGGTTGAAGGAAGAGATAGAAGTCATCCAAATTATAATGGTATGAACGTTTATGGAGACGAAGCTTCAACAAACATCAAAAGTGTTGGGCAAACACTAGCTAACATGGGATTGCTTCCAGCGTCTGCTGTAAACTTGCTTCCTAATGAAAATGTTTCTAGAACAGGATACAATGAAGTTGACTTAACTGATAATGTGGTTAAAAATGCAAAAGTTGACTTTTCATTACATTTCAAACCATTTAAAAATGATTTTGAAATTATTTGGCAAAGTAA
The window above is part of the Flavobacterium sp. PMTSA4 genome. Proteins encoded here:
- the glmS gene encoding glutamine--fructose-6-phosphate transaminase (isomerizing) gives rise to the protein MCGIVGYIGYREAYPIVIKGLKRLEYRGYDSAGIMLFDGNGLKVSKTKGKVSDLEEKSKDIATSKAVIGMGHTRWATHGVPNDVNSHPHLSNSGKLAIIHNGIIENYEPLKKELINRGYVFKSDTDTEVLVNLIEEVQKKENFKLGKAVQVALNQVVGAYAICVFDVDKPDEIVVARLGSPLAIGVGKDEFFIASDASPFIEYTSNAIYLEDEEMAIVRQHKPLKIRKIKDDSLVDPYIQELQMNLEQIEKGGYDHFMLKEIYEQPNVIKDTYRGRLHANEGIIQMAGVEDNLEKFINAERIIIVACGTSWHAGLVAEYVIEEFSRIPVEVEYASEFRYRNPIISSKDVVIAISQSGETADTLAAIKLAKEKGAFVFGVCNVVGSSISRETHAGAYTHAGPEIGVASTKAFTTQITVLTMIALRLAKVKGTLSNSDFHRYLQELELIPEKVLEALSTNDIAKEIATKYKDASNCLYLGRGYNFPVALEGALKLKEISYIHAEGYPAAEMKHGPIALIDEKMPVIVIAPKQGHYDKVVSNIQEIKSRSGKIIAVVTKGDTQVKELADHVIEIPETSDALSPLITTIPLQLLSYHIAVLRDCNVDQPRNLAKSVTVE